From the genome of Rhodothermales bacterium, one region includes:
- the ppdK gene encoding pyruvate, phosphate dikinase produces the protein MASSPHRPHADHYVFRFGNGTAEGDRTMKHLLGGKGANLAEMSSIGLPVPPGFTVTTEACAYYADHDGAWPEGLDAEIRGGIRHLEEAMGHTFGDPERPLLVSVRSGAAVSMPGMMDTVLNLGLNDAVVAGLAEESHNERFAYDDYRRFIDMFGDVVMGVKHEHFEAAFEGLKHERGVDADVDLTADDLKELVDRYKAIYRRHTGYMFPEDPREQLRFAINAVFGSWKSDRAARYRKINRITGLLGTAVNVQAMVYGNMGETSGTGVCFTRNPSTGENKLYGEFLVNAQGEDVVAGIRTPQPISEMQDRFPTSYRQLLGLTDRLERHYGEMQDIEFTVQEGTLYILQTRTGKRTGTAAVRIAVEMVEAGLVEKHHAVGRMVEPGHLDQLLHPQFKDRLAYADSVIGTGLPASPGAAVGRVVFTAEDAEAKRKEGTPVVLVRIETSPEDVGGMDAAEGILTSRGGMTSHAAVVARGWGKPCVAGCDDIIINYGTKSFTNGTVTVHEGDWISINGSTGEVIRGQQEVEEPGMSDAFATFMGWTDAFRTMNVRANADTPEDAARAVEFGAEGIGLCRTEHMFFEGDRIQSVRRLILAEGDREQHAALAELLPLQKEDFKGIFRAMAGRPVTIRLLDPPLHEFLPHDAEGQRVMAERQGVSEATIRSKVAAMSEANPMLGHRGCRLGVTHPALTAMQTRAILEAAVEVQAEGIEVHPEIMVPLVGTVAEFVDQKTIIARTAQTVFEEKGDEVEFLIGTMIEVPRAALVADRIAEEADFFSFGTNDLTQMTFGYSRDDVVTFLPTYLDQKILRDDPFEVLDQEGVGQLVRLGTERGREAKPDLKVGICGEHGGEPESVAFFYETGMDYVSCSPFRVPIARLAAAQAHLRDERVKPELELA, from the coding sequence ATGGCTTCCTCGCCGCACCGCCCGCACGCCGACCACTACGTCTTCCGCTTCGGAAATGGCACCGCCGAAGGGGACCGCACCATGAAGCACCTCCTCGGTGGCAAGGGCGCCAACCTCGCCGAGATGAGCAGCATCGGCCTCCCCGTGCCGCCCGGCTTCACCGTCACCACCGAGGCCTGCGCCTACTACGCCGACCACGACGGCGCGTGGCCCGAGGGGCTCGACGCCGAGATCCGCGGCGGCATCCGCCACCTCGAAGAGGCCATGGGCCACACCTTCGGCGACCCCGAGCGCCCCCTCCTCGTCTCCGTCCGCAGCGGGGCCGCCGTCTCGATGCCGGGCATGATGGACACCGTCCTCAACCTCGGCCTCAACGACGCCGTCGTCGCCGGGCTCGCCGAGGAGAGCCACAACGAGCGCTTCGCCTACGACGACTACCGCCGCTTCATCGACATGTTCGGCGACGTGGTGATGGGCGTGAAGCACGAGCATTTCGAGGCCGCCTTCGAAGGGCTCAAGCACGAGCGCGGCGTCGACGCCGACGTGGACCTCACGGCCGACGACCTCAAAGAACTCGTCGACCGCTACAAGGCGATCTACCGCCGCCACACGGGCTACATGTTCCCCGAGGACCCGCGCGAGCAGCTCCGCTTCGCCATCAACGCCGTCTTCGGCTCGTGGAAGAGCGACCGCGCCGCGCGCTACCGCAAGATCAACCGGATCACCGGGCTCCTCGGCACGGCCGTCAACGTGCAGGCGATGGTCTACGGCAACATGGGCGAGACGAGCGGGACCGGCGTCTGCTTCACGCGCAACCCCTCGACCGGCGAGAACAAGCTCTACGGCGAGTTCCTCGTCAACGCGCAGGGCGAGGACGTCGTCGCCGGCATCCGCACGCCGCAGCCGATCAGCGAGATGCAGGACCGCTTCCCCACGTCGTACCGCCAGCTCCTCGGCCTCACCGACCGGCTGGAGCGGCACTACGGCGAGATGCAGGACATCGAGTTCACCGTGCAGGAGGGGACGCTCTACATCCTCCAAACCCGCACCGGCAAGCGGACCGGCACGGCCGCCGTCCGCATCGCCGTCGAGATGGTCGAGGCCGGCCTCGTGGAGAAGCACCACGCCGTCGGCCGGATGGTCGAGCCCGGCCACCTCGACCAGTTGCTGCACCCGCAGTTCAAGGACCGGCTGGCGTATGCCGACTCCGTCATCGGGACCGGGCTCCCGGCCTCGCCCGGCGCCGCCGTCGGCCGCGTCGTGTTCACGGCCGAGGACGCCGAGGCGAAGCGGAAAGAGGGCACGCCCGTCGTCCTCGTCCGCATCGAGACGAGCCCCGAGGACGTGGGCGGTATGGACGCCGCTGAGGGCATCCTCACCTCGCGCGGCGGGATGACGAGCCACGCCGCCGTCGTCGCCCGCGGGTGGGGCAAGCCGTGCGTGGCGGGCTGCGACGACATCATCATCAACTACGGCACGAAGTCGTTCACGAACGGCACCGTCACGGTCCACGAGGGCGACTGGATCTCGATCAACGGCTCGACCGGTGAGGTCATCCGCGGCCAGCAGGAGGTCGAGGAGCCGGGCATGAGCGATGCCTTCGCCACGTTCATGGGGTGGACCGACGCCTTCCGCACGATGAACGTCCGCGCGAACGCCGACACGCCCGAGGACGCCGCCCGCGCCGTCGAGTTTGGCGCCGAGGGGATCGGGCTCTGCCGCACCGAGCACATGTTCTTCGAGGGCGACCGCATCCAGTCCGTCCGCCGCCTCATCCTCGCCGAAGGGGACCGCGAGCAGCACGCCGCGCTCGCCGAGCTGCTGCCCCTCCAGAAAGAGGACTTCAAGGGCATCTTCCGCGCGATGGCAGGCCGCCCCGTCACGATCCGCCTGCTCGACCCGCCGCTCCACGAATTCCTCCCGCACGACGCCGAGGGGCAGCGGGTAATGGCCGAGCGGCAGGGCGTCTCCGAAGCGACGATCCGCTCCAAAGTCGCGGCGATGTCCGAGGCGAACCCGATGCTCGGGCACCGCGGCTGCCGCCTCGGCGTGACGCACCCGGCGCTGACGGCGATGCAGACGCGCGCCATCCTCGAAGCCGCCGTCGAAGTCCAGGCCGAGGGCATCGAGGTCCACCCCGAGATCATGGTCCCGCTCGTCGGGACCGTCGCCGAGTTCGTCGATCAGAAGACGATCATCGCACGCACGGCGCAGACCGTCTTCGAAGAGAAAGGTGACGAGGTCGAGTTCCTGATCGGGACGATGATCGAGGTCCCCCGCGCGGCGCTCGTGGCCGACCGGATCGCCGAGGAGGCCGACTTCTTCTCCTTCGGCACGAACGACCTCACGCAGATGACGTTCGGCTACAGCCGCGACGACGTGGTGACGTTCCTCCCGACCTACCTCGACCAGAAGATCCTCCGCGACGACCCCTTCGAGGTGCTCGACCAGGAGGGCGTCGGCCAGCTCGTCCGGCTCGGCACCGAGCGAGGGCGCGAGGCGAAGCCGGACCTCAAAGTCGGCATCTGCGGCGAGCACGGCGGCGAGCCGGAGTCGGTTGCGTTCTTCTACGAGACGGGGATGGACTACGTCTCGTGCTCGCCCTTCCGCGTCCCGATCGCGCGGCTCGCGGCGGCGCAGGCTCACCTCCGCGACGAGCGCGTGAAACCGGAACTCGAACTCGCATAG
- a CDS encoding sugar-binding domain-containing protein, with amino-acid sequence MLLLLLALALFPAADADPAWERVVDLRGAWRFHLGDDLDRARAGYDDEAWESISVPAAWEDEGFWGYDGTAWYRRTFGLSKRDLDRPLYLHLGRVDDADQVWVNGHFVGSTGRFPESGYESAYFADRVYPVPAEYLRAGANVVAVRVYDDGLDGGLLEGRIGVYALTNGPDLAVDLAGAWDFRPGDDTRSLPRSGWTTLTVPARWEPQGFPRLDGYAWYRRSFTLPDRLRSESLVLVLGRIDDLHEATLNGRRLGGSGGMDARAVRGTEWKALRAYRLDDVPLREKNEIVVRVYDAGYEGGIYDGPVGVMTEAAFDRWQSGGGLIDRLRSFFRLDG; translated from the coding sequence ATGCTCCTGCTCCTCCTCGCTCTCGCCCTGTTTCCCGCCGCCGATGCCGACCCGGCGTGGGAGCGCGTCGTGGACCTCCGCGGTGCGTGGCGCTTCCACCTCGGCGACGACCTCGACCGCGCCCGCGCCGGCTACGACGACGAGGCCTGGGAGTCGATTTCCGTGCCCGCCGCGTGGGAGGACGAGGGGTTCTGGGGCTACGACGGGACCGCGTGGTACCGCCGGACTTTCGGGCTCTCGAAGCGCGACCTCGACCGCCCGCTCTACCTCCACCTCGGCCGCGTCGACGACGCCGATCAGGTGTGGGTGAACGGGCACTTCGTCGGCTCCACCGGCAGGTTCCCCGAGTCGGGCTACGAGTCGGCCTACTTCGCGGACCGCGTCTACCCGGTCCCCGCCGAGTACCTCCGCGCGGGCGCGAACGTCGTCGCCGTGCGGGTCTACGACGACGGGCTCGACGGCGGGCTCCTCGAAGGGCGGATCGGCGTCTACGCCCTTACGAACGGCCCCGACCTCGCCGTGGACCTCGCCGGCGCGTGGGACTTCCGGCCCGGCGACGACACCCGCTCGCTTCCTCGGAGCGGGTGGACCACGCTGACGGTCCCGGCGCGGTGGGAGCCGCAGGGCTTCCCCCGCCTCGACGGCTACGCGTGGTACCGCCGCTCGTTCACGCTCCCCGACCGGCTCCGCAGCGAATCGCTCGTGCTCGTGCTCGGCCGCATCGACGACCTCCACGAGGCGACGCTCAACGGCCGCCGCCTCGGCGGGTCGGGCGGGATGGACGCGCGGGCCGTGCGCGGGACGGAGTGGAAAGCGCTCCGCGCGTACCGGCTCGACGACGTCCCACTCCGCGAAAAGAACGAGATCGTCGTCCGGGTCTACGACGCCGGGTACGAGGGCGGCATTTACGACGGCCCCGTCGGCGTGATGACCGAGGCCGCGTTCGACCGCTGGCAGTCGGGCGGCGGCCTGATCGACCGGCTCCGCTCCTTCTTCCGCCTCGACGGCTGA
- a CDS encoding PA domain-containing protein, translating into MRRARYALPLLFAVAPALAHAQLVLDSVHVEVADGVYPSYVYSEVTIPDTLGPIPLVLVEGDGTTAPPSHGCDPLVNADEVADAIALVERGTCAFLTKVQRAVDAGAVAVVIALNGTADPDYIGPPVLCGDCPPWEAAGPLLLVSYNSGQAILAELASGPTDVTLVPVRVASPVAVEETTQAGAFVLPPVYPNPLASHATIGLNLPTAQAVRVAVFDVLGREVAVVHDGPLAAGRHDLALDASALPSGVYIVRVEAGSARLAQPLTVVR; encoded by the coding sequence ATGAGACGCGCCCGCTACGCCCTCCCGCTGCTCTTCGCTGTGGCGCCGGCGCTCGCCCACGCACAACTGGTGCTCGACAGTGTTCACGTTGAGGTGGCGGACGGCGTGTATCCGAGTTACGTCTACTCCGAAGTCACGATCCCCGACACACTGGGGCCGATTCCGCTGGTGCTCGTCGAAGGCGATGGGACGACGGCACCGCCTTCCCACGGCTGCGACCCCCTCGTTAACGCCGACGAGGTGGCGGACGCCATCGCCCTTGTCGAGCGCGGGACCTGCGCGTTTCTGACTAAGGTGCAACGAGCAGTCGACGCCGGGGCCGTGGCTGTGGTCATCGCCCTCAACGGTACGGCCGACCCCGACTACATTGGTCCGCCTGTGCTCTGTGGGGACTGCCCCCCTTGGGAGGCCGCCGGGCCCTTACTCCTCGTCTCGTACAATAGCGGGCAGGCGATCCTCGCCGAGCTAGCGTCCGGTCCCACAGACGTCACTCTCGTCCCCGTTCGCGTCGCCTCCCCGGTCGCCGTAGAGGAGACCACGCAGGCGGGGGCCTTCGTGCTGCCCCCGGTCTATCCCAATCCGCTCGCCTCGCACGCGACGATCGGGCTCAACCTGCCGACGGCGCAGGCGGTCCGCGTGGCGGTGTTCGACGTGCTCGGGCGCGAGGTCGCCGTGGTGCACGACGGGCCGCTTGCGGCGGGCCGTCACGACCTCGCGCTCGACGCCTCGGCGCTGCCGAGCGGGGTGTACATCGTGCGGGTGGAGGCGGGATCAGCGCGGCTCGCGCAGCCGCTCACCGTCGTCCGCTGA
- a CDS encoding TatD family hydrolase yields the protein MPLLDTHAHVYLDRFTADLDAVVERARAAGVEAVVLPAIDVPSIHAALDLCARYPGYFYAMAALHPSEVKDATDADFEEVRALCDRPEVVAVGESGLDYYWDRSFNPKQHDYLRRHARLAIDTDLPLVLHNRDQKGSEASSRDLVEILTEERDRHPEGERLRGVFHCFGGPAWLAEAALDLGFHVGLGGTLTFKNGGVPEVIDAVPLERVVLETDAPYLSPEPHRGKRNEPAYVRHVAERLAEVKGVPLDEVEAVTTANARTLFRLPGPVA from the coding sequence GTGCCCCTCCTCGACACCCACGCCCACGTCTACCTCGACCGCTTCACCGCCGACCTCGACGCCGTCGTCGAGCGCGCCCGCGCGGCGGGCGTCGAAGCCGTCGTGCTCCCCGCCATCGACGTGCCCTCGATCCACGCCGCGCTCGACCTCTGCGCCCGCTACCCCGGCTATTTCTACGCGATGGCGGCCCTCCACCCGTCCGAAGTGAAAGACGCGACGGACGCCGACTTCGAGGAGGTGAGGGCGCTCTGCGACCGGCCCGAGGTCGTGGCCGTCGGCGAGAGCGGGCTGGACTATTACTGGGACCGCTCGTTCAACCCCAAGCAGCACGATTACCTCCGCCGCCACGCCCGCCTCGCCATCGACACCGACCTCCCGCTCGTGCTCCACAACCGAGATCAGAAGGGGAGCGAGGCGTCGTCGCGCGACCTCGTCGAGATTCTAACGGAGGAGCGTGACCGGCACCCCGAGGGCGAGCGGCTGCGCGGCGTCTTCCACTGCTTCGGCGGCCCGGCGTGGCTGGCCGAGGCGGCGCTCGACCTCGGCTTCCACGTCGGACTCGGGGGGACGCTCACGTTCAAGAACGGCGGCGTGCCGGAGGTGATCGACGCCGTGCCGCTGGAGCGGGTCGTGCTGGAGACGGACGCGCCCTACCTCTCCCCGGAACCGCACCGGGGCAAGCGGAACGAGCCCGCCTACGTCCGCCACGTCGCCGAACGCCTCGCCGAAGTGAAGGGCGTCCCGCTCGATGAGGTGGAGGCCGTGACGACGGCGAACGCGCGGACGCTCTTCAGGCTGCCCGGCCCCGTGGCTTGA
- a CDS encoding LytTR family DNA-binding domain-containing protein, with protein MLRTLLVDDEAPARSRLARLLQPFVDAGRVRIVGEAADGVEALDLLGDEDVDLLLLDIQMPGLDGFDVLDRLPPERRPVVVFTTAHDAYALRAFEASAVDYLLKPIREDRLAAAVERAEKLTDGARRDGDDRLGELLEYLDRQAVQKPAPEPADYLKQLSIPGADRLTIVSVDQLLAAEVEEGITRLYVLNDAPSGPPGTTPGRTPQVGRHIVSHTLDALERRLDPERFMRVHRSSIVQLDHIREMIQWFSGRYKLVLTGGHEVIASRSRSKELRDRLSL; from the coding sequence ATGCTGCGCACCCTCCTCGTCGACGACGAAGCGCCGGCTCGCAGCCGGCTCGCTCGCCTCCTCCAGCCATTCGTCGACGCCGGGCGCGTCCGCATCGTCGGCGAGGCGGCGGACGGGGTCGAGGCGCTCGACCTCCTCGGGGACGAGGACGTGGACCTCCTCCTGCTCGACATCCAGATGCCGGGGCTCGACGGGTTCGACGTGCTCGACCGGCTGCCGCCGGAGCGCCGCCCCGTCGTCGTTTTCACGACGGCGCACGACGCCTACGCCCTCCGCGCCTTCGAGGCGAGCGCCGTCGACTACCTCCTCAAGCCGATCCGCGAGGACCGCCTCGCCGCCGCCGTGGAGCGCGCCGAGAAGCTGACCGATGGGGCTCGGCGCGACGGCGACGACCGCCTCGGCGAGCTCCTCGAATACCTCGACCGGCAGGCCGTGCAGAAACCCGCCCCGGAGCCCGCCGATTACCTCAAGCAGCTCTCGATCCCCGGCGCGGACCGCCTCACGATCGTCTCCGTCGACCAACTCCTCGCGGCCGAAGTGGAGGAGGGCATCACGCGGCTCTACGTCCTCAACGACGCCCCGAGCGGGCCGCCCGGCACGACGCCCGGCCGCACGCCGCAGGTCGGCCGCCACATCGTCTCCCACACGCTCGACGCCCTCGAACGCCGGCTCGACCCCGAGCGCTTTATGCGCGTCCACCGATCGTCGATAGTACAACTCGACCACATCCGCGAGATGATCCAGTGGTTCAGCGGGCGCTACAAGCTCGTGCTCACCGGCGGACACGAGGTCATCGCCAGCCGCAGCCGCTCGAAAGAACTCCGCGACCGGCTGAGTCTCTGA
- a CDS encoding SpoIID/LytB domain-containing protein, producing the protein MRAFATLFLLFAFGLDASAQGTTVRVRLLERQAPTTVTVSAEGGPLQVRVGDALLGTLTPGNAATIESARGAVTVRFLSVIETVPTVDFVPLRGTHLRLRAGSVDRTYHGSLAVSADGRGGRAPLRLVNTVELADYVASVVSSEYPFEEIEGVKAQAVLARTYALKARGKYGGYDLVDHVGSQVYRGIGSETPAARRAAEATRGEVLTYAGGLVEAVYSSSSGGHTADNESIWDGPPLPYLRGRDDPFDRAAPDHRWRTEVERGRLLRALSSHFGTAVTGLEVGDRSREGRVRTFRLLGSRPRTVQANAVRLAINNALGSRLMRSTFVSVERRGDRYVFEGRGFGHGVGMSQYGAREQARQGYSYRDILAFYFGGARLAPFAAVTTDAPAYADAVRPATRTRSVPVEPIPVLPTASERPASAPTIRTGW; encoded by the coding sequence ATGCGCGCATTCGCTACCCTCTTCCTCCTCTTCGCGTTCGGCCTCGACGCTTCGGCGCAGGGGACGACGGTGCGCGTCCGCCTCCTCGAACGGCAGGCGCCGACGACGGTGACGGTGAGCGCCGAGGGCGGCCCGCTGCAGGTCCGCGTCGGCGACGCCCTCCTCGGCACGCTCACGCCCGGGAATGCGGCGACGATCGAGTCGGCGCGCGGCGCGGTGACGGTCCGTTTCCTCTCCGTCATCGAGACGGTCCCAACCGTGGACTTCGTCCCGCTCCGCGGCACGCACCTCCGCCTCCGCGCGGGCTCCGTGGACCGGACGTATCACGGCAGCCTCGCCGTCTCCGCCGACGGCCGGGGCGGGCGCGCCCCGCTCCGCCTCGTCAACACCGTCGAACTCGCCGATTACGTGGCGAGCGTGGTGTCGTCGGAGTATCCGTTCGAGGAGATCGAGGGCGTGAAGGCGCAGGCCGTGCTCGCACGAACGTACGCGCTCAAAGCGCGCGGCAAGTACGGCGGCTACGACCTCGTCGACCACGTCGGCTCGCAGGTCTACCGGGGCATCGGGAGCGAGACGCCCGCTGCCCGCCGCGCCGCCGAGGCCACGCGCGGCGAAGTCCTGACGTACGCGGGCGGACTCGTCGAGGCCGTCTACTCCTCGTCCTCCGGCGGCCACACCGCCGACAACGAGTCGATCTGGGACGGCCCGCCGCTCCCCTACCTCCGGGGCCGCGACGACCCGTTCGACCGCGCCGCGCCGGACCACCGGTGGCGGACGGAGGTCGAGCGCGGGCGCCTGCTGCGCGCCCTCTCCAGCCACTTCGGCACGGCCGTGACCGGGCTCGAGGTCGGCGACCGGAGCCGCGAGGGGCGCGTCCGCACGTTCCGCCTCCTCGGGAGCCGCCCGCGTACGGTGCAGGCGAACGCGGTCCGGCTCGCCATCAACAACGCGCTCGGGTCCCGGCTGATGCGCAGCACGTTCGTCTCGGTCGAGCGGCGCGGCGACCGCTACGTGTTCGAGGGGCGCGGCTTCGGCCACGGCGTCGGGATGAGCCAGTACGGCGCGCGCGAACAGGCGAGACAGGGCTACAGCTACCGCGACATCCTCGCGTTCTACTTCGGCGGGGCCCGCCTCGCCCCCTTCGCCGCCGTCACGACCGATGCCCCGGCCTACGCCGACGCGGTCCGCCCCGCCACCCGCACCCGCTCTGTTCCGGTCGAACCGATCCCCGTCCTCCCCACCGCCTCTGAGCGCCCAGCCTCCGCCCCGACGATCCGCACGGGCTGGTGA
- a CDS encoding histidine kinase, with protein sequence MPSRASSIALRAFVVLVPLVSLLMLGRLVADWMEIARVTGEAPSASAPRGFDWVQWQDRDGEIVAVYVYPGGTAYAAGLREDAVLYQWEFQQFFSAEDVKRAVEGVVPGDVLVYDVAQYGQLQSFEIGITRYPTFLYPLSGMLWQLSLWGFAVVAFLHLLGLIIVAPLVWRSPRARRSFALFAAASLWVFGNLVRLLSLTLLGPPMDGAYATFFQALTLVALGGWILFPALLLRTVLADLGRLRPFPFVAAIFLPALVLGGAVGVAVFAGSIGPLTLDALIAPILFYVCCYVAAATGLTLAVRVPAVTPEGDAVPASTAWSRAGSAAVFAIAALGALSVYGIVPVPGAVSDATVGGLIVLIQLLSLAPVGLASVATLRHGRADTVVTRALAYVAVYGLVFFVVAGGLIVLGRALPPETTRWPRSIIAGLYVVFLLFVAERLAGPLRQRVGNLFVTDRQRARARLRDFSERMRLILDPQRLAEETVETAGDALGARSAVLFLRLPDAVPTQSGDPWTQARYRAEPPLFTEAELRRVWNAIQHQGTVWARNAELDESDLGPEDDRLLTSYGVALAVPVAGGETEPAGLLVLGRKERRRAVYNLEDVAMLRSLCGQLALAAERLALIEREKALAKESAEAQLVALRAQINPHFLFNALNTIAALIEEMPREAEGTVERLASIFRHVLRTGGHPFVPLADEVRLVDDYLAIEQVRFGDKLTVERAWDPALTDLPVPAFALQTLVENAVKHGIERKRGGGTLALSSRLLTYPASDQALAEIRVVDTGLGIPALFAGGDGVAVPADTAVPLDPPDFYGIGLRNVAARLERLYGRSDLLQLASTPESGTTARLLIPMEGVSRASS encoded by the coding sequence GTGCCCTCTCGCGCGTCCTCCATCGCCCTGCGGGCGTTCGTCGTGCTCGTCCCGCTCGTGTCGCTCCTGATGCTGGGGCGGCTCGTGGCGGACTGGATGGAGATCGCGCGCGTGACGGGCGAGGCGCCGAGCGCCTCCGCCCCGCGCGGGTTCGACTGGGTGCAGTGGCAGGACCGCGACGGCGAGATCGTGGCGGTCTACGTCTACCCCGGCGGGACGGCCTACGCCGCCGGGCTCCGTGAGGACGCCGTGCTCTACCAGTGGGAGTTCCAGCAGTTCTTCTCGGCCGAGGACGTGAAGCGCGCCGTCGAGGGCGTCGTGCCGGGCGACGTGCTCGTCTACGACGTGGCGCAGTACGGGCAGCTCCAGTCGTTCGAGATCGGGATCACACGCTACCCGACGTTCCTCTACCCGCTCAGCGGGATGCTGTGGCAGCTATCGCTGTGGGGGTTCGCCGTCGTCGCGTTCCTCCACCTGCTCGGGCTCATCATCGTCGCACCGCTGGTGTGGCGGAGCCCCCGCGCCAGGCGGTCGTTCGCGCTCTTCGCGGCGGCCTCGCTGTGGGTCTTCGGCAACCTCGTCCGTTTGCTGAGCCTGACGCTTCTCGGCCCGCCGATGGACGGGGCGTACGCGACGTTCTTCCAGGCGCTGACGCTCGTCGCCCTCGGCGGATGGATCCTCTTCCCGGCCCTCCTCCTGCGCACCGTGCTCGCCGACCTCGGCCGGCTGCGGCCGTTCCCCTTCGTCGCCGCGATCTTCCTCCCCGCGCTCGTGCTCGGCGGCGCGGTCGGCGTCGCCGTCTTCGCCGGGTCGATCGGGCCGCTCACGCTCGACGCGCTCATCGCGCCGATCCTGTTCTACGTTTGCTGCTACGTCGCGGCAGCGACAGGGCTCACGCTCGCCGTCCGCGTCCCGGCCGTGACGCCGGAGGGCGACGCCGTCCCCGCCTCGACGGCGTGGAGCCGGGCGGGCAGCGCTGCCGTGTTTGCGATTGCCGCGCTCGGGGCGCTCTCGGTCTACGGCATCGTGCCCGTGCCCGGCGCCGTCTCCGACGCGACCGTGGGTGGGCTCATCGTCCTCATCCAGCTCCTCTCGCTGGCCCCCGTCGGCCTCGCCTCGGTCGCCACGCTGCGGCACGGGCGGGCCGACACCGTCGTGACGCGGGCGCTGGCGTACGTCGCCGTCTACGGCCTCGTGTTCTTCGTCGTGGCGGGCGGGCTGATCGTGCTCGGACGGGCGCTCCCCCCGGAGACGACGCGCTGGCCGCGCTCGATCATCGCGGGGCTCTACGTCGTGTTCCTCCTCTTCGTGGCCGAGCGGCTTGCCGGGCCGCTTCGGCAGCGCGTCGGCAACCTCTTCGTGACGGACCGACAGCGCGCCCGCGCCCGGCTCCGCGACTTCAGCGAGCGGATGCGGCTCATCCTCGACCCGCAGCGTCTCGCCGAAGAGACTGTCGAGACGGCGGGCGACGCGCTCGGCGCCCGCTCGGCCGTCCTCTTCCTCCGCCTGCCCGACGCCGTGCCCACCCAAAGCGGCGATCCGTGGACGCAGGCCCGCTACCGCGCCGAGCCGCCGCTCTTCACCGAGGCCGAGCTCCGCCGCGTGTGGAACGCGATCCAGCACCAGGGCACCGTCTGGGCACGCAACGCCGAGCTCGACGAGAGCGACCTCGGGCCCGAGGACGACCGGCTCCTCACCAGCTACGGCGTCGCGCTCGCCGTCCCCGTCGCGGGGGGCGAGACGGAGCCGGCGGGGCTGCTCGTGCTCGGGCGGAAGGAGCGGCGGCGGGCCGTCTATAACCTCGAAGACGTGGCGATGCTGCGGAGCCTCTGCGGCCAGCTCGCCCTCGCCGCCGAACGCCTCGCCCTCATCGAGCGCGAGAAGGCGCTCGCGAAGGAGAGCGCCGAGGCCCAACTCGTCGCCCTCCGCGCGCAGATCAACCCGCACTTCCTCTTCAACGCGCTCAACACGATCGCCGCGCTCATCGAGGAGATGCCGCGCGAGGCCGAGGGCACCGTCGAGCGCCTCGCCAGCATCTTCCGCCACGTCCTCCGCACCGGCGGCCACCCCTTCGTCCCCCTCGCCGACGAGGTCCGCCTCGTCGACGACTACCTCGCCATCGAGCAGGTCCGCTTCGGCGACAAGCTGACGGTCGAGCGCGCGTGGGACCCGGCCCTCACCGACCTCCCGGTGCCCGCCTTCGCGCTGCAAACGCTCGTCGAGAACGCCGTCAAGCACGGGATCGAGCGGAAGCGCGGCGGCGGCACGCTCGCTCTCTCCTCCCGCCTCCTCACCTACCCTGCCTCGGACCAGGCTCTCGCCGAGATCCGCGTCGTGGACACAGGCCTCGGCATCCCCGCCCTCTTCGCCGGCGGCGACGGCGTCGCGGTGCCCGCCGACACAGCCGTCCCCCTCGACCCGCCGGATTTCTACGGGATCGGCCTGCGCAACGTCGCCGCCCGGCTCGAACGGCTCTACGGGCGGAGCGACCTGCTCCAGCTAGCGAGCACGCCCGAGTCGGGCACGACGGCCCGCCTGCTGATCCCGATGGAGGGTGTGTCCCGGGCCTCGTCGTAA
- a CDS encoding PA domain-containing protein, which produces MKPGRYVSLLLALMPAFTLAQEVPDSLHVEVAGVAYPAYGAVFGARFSADMSLGPLPIVRVEGTGETAPPSEGCDPLVNADEVAGNIAFIRRGRCSFVDKVENALAAGAIAVVVYNDAFEPDNEFILPMAGDCEPDICSIPSAFVSRVSGDAILEEIAAGPTDATLIPIRIASPVTVEEDTEARAFVLHPVYPNPLASHATVVINLPTAQAVRVAVFDLLGREVAVLHDGSLPAGPHTLTLDATRLPAGLYLVRATGAGHRATRKLMITR; this is translated from the coding sequence ATGAAACCCGGCCGCTACGTCTCGCTGCTCCTTGCCCTCATGCCGGCATTCACGCTTGCGCAGGAGGTGCCCGACAGCCTCCACGTCGAGGTGGCTGGCGTGGCGTATCCCGCCTACGGTGCTGTCTTCGGGGCGCGATTCTCCGCGGATATGTCTCTCGGTCCGCTCCCCATCGTACGAGTTGAAGGGACGGGCGAGACAGCACCTCCGTCGGAAGGGTGCGACCCGCTCGTGAATGCCGACGAGGTCGCCGGCAACATCGCCTTTATTCGTCGTGGACGCTGCTCTTTCGTGGACAAGGTGGAGAATGCCTTGGCAGCCGGGGCGATTGCAGTCGTCGTTTACAACGATGCGTTCGAGCCGGATAATGAGTTCATCCTCCCGATGGCTGGAGACTGCGAACCCGACATCTGCTCGATCCCGTCCGCATTCGTCTCGCGCGTTAGCGGAGACGCCATCCTCGAGGAGATCGCGGCGGGCCCCACGGACGCGACGCTCATCCCCATCCGAATCGCGTCCCCGGTCACCGTTGAGGAGGACACCGAGGCGAGGGCCTTCGTGCTGCATCCGGTCTATCCCAATCCGCTCGCCTCGCACGCGACGGTTGTGATCAACCTGCCGACGGCGCAGGCGGTCCGCGTAGCGGTGTTCGATTTGCTCGGGCGGGAGGTGGCAGTGCTCCACGACGGGTCGCTTCCGGCAGGCCCGCATACGCTGACGCTCGATGCGACGCGACTGCCGGCAGGGCTGTACCTCGTCCGGGCAACGGGCGCGGGGCACCGCGCGACGCGGAAGCTGATGATTACCCGATAG